The Channa argus isolate prfri chromosome 13, Channa argus male v1.0, whole genome shotgun sequence DNA window AGTTATCATAGACAATCTCAAAAAAGACCTCCTTAAGCAGGTGGATGGACAATTCAGCCACTCATCAACTGTTTGATATCACCGGATGTGCTGTAGCCATCCTTAATAAAATGGTCACATTCCCTTGTAGAAAACAAATCTAAGACAAATACAAGCTGATCACAAGTGAACTTATTGGTGGTTACCTGCATTTCCCAGTTTCTACTTCATAACATCTGATTCCTGTCACAGTGCTTCTGTGTGCATCTCTGACACCTGCAGATTACAATTGAACAGTCTGACACTCTCCGCGACTTGAGGATACGTCTGCCTCGAGAAATGCACATCTCCAATCTAACcgagaaaacataaaaaaaacagaaacattgctTCTTCAGACGTTAAGAGCTGACGATTAACGTGGCACTAAACTTAATAGGTTTAACGGATAATTTATTTGCTATTctccattaaaaaacaaaaaacaaaaaacagtggcCTTTGGTTTGGAATTGATAAAAAAAGTAGGTTTTGGAAATGACTCAACGATGGCAAATAGGACAAAAATCCTGCTGCTTgttcaataaaatatattttatgaccTTTATGGAGACTCCTTCTGCAGATAATGACAGTAAAATGTATTCCACCTATAAGCTGTACCCACAGTTCAATTAAATTCATGCTATGGACTAAGCTGCTTGGGTTCAACACATTCATTTTGACACTCAGAATAAGTAAATTACCTTTTGTTCACAGCTAAGTCTTTCTTACACTGTCAATTTGCCATCCTTCCTAAAAAGTGTtgaaattaaaagctcttttgtCATGCATGCCTACGTGCATTTACTTGCCATAGAATAGAAACAAAGAGGCTGCAATAaagactgtatttgtgtttactaTACAAAAATCTCCTAAAATGACCTGAACAAAGTTATTGGTAACCATTAAAAGCAGAGACAAATCATTGGATATTTCAAGCACAATACTTTTACCAGTGTCATCCATCTCATAATTAGCGATTCAGACAATTTAAGTGGGAAAAAGTGTCAATCATAAGCACCACAATACCATTAatcaaaaaaaaggaaaggaggagAGTTGTTTGAGGATATAAAGGAGCAAGCATAGAGAATGTACAATCTACAAGACCTTCTCCAAGCTTGATGCTCCTGTGAGCAATTTCCGTTGATGTGGTCACAAGAAGAAAAATAACCCCCGATtgaacagggaaaaaaaacaaggaaaacagcTACAAGCAACATCAAGAAAATGTGTCCAGTCATTTTCACCCAAGCATCCAAGAATAGATCACAAAAGACAATGGACTGTTTAGAAATGTCTGAATCCCGACTTGAATCCAAGTGAACGGGAAAAAGCTGAACCCCTCAGTTGGGGAAAGACATCCATCAAACCTGAAAGAATTGGAGCAGTTTGCTCAGAAGAAGTGGACCGAACTACCGGCTGAAAAGCTCTTGATTGCAGTAATTGCCTCAAAGGGTTGATCTACAAAATATTAGGTTAAAGGTCCCAacaatttttgtaattttcatttgCTGTATTCTTCAAAATAACATGctacattaaatatatatactaGATGCAAATTGCATCTGTCTGAGGAAACTGTTTCAAGTGAGAGAGGTTTTCCTCAGACTCCATGATATATCACCGAAGTAGCACAGTTAGGAGAGTTTGCTCCTAAGTTTGTCACATCTTAAAATGTTGCTACTAGCAGGGAGCATAAGCCTACAGTACTCATATTCCAGTATGCCTTGATGTGTTTAAATAGATTTGCTGTGCTTTCAAAACAGATTTGAGGTATGTTCCTAGTTCAGTGCTGATCTAAAAAAGGCCTGGAGTCAATTCAAAGATTAGCTGACTTTTATATTGGCAAGTCAGTGTTTGAAGAATCTACAACTGACTTCCTTAAGGTACGTGCAGTGCAGCCTGAAAGAGATTCAGTGGAAAACGTCAGCATGACGACATGTGTAAGTGCTCCCACAGATCTTACAGTTATGTGTGGATGTCTGCATTTTCACTACATTTACTTCAAATATGACCTCCGGCACAACATCCCCAACTCTCTGTGAGAtcacacaaaaaatgttgaCCAAATGATCATGTAAGGATTAAACATGAGCGTAATCTACCAAATAGGTCACTCTGAGTGTAAGGTTTAATCTATTTAACTCCAGTGGAAAACTTACACTGACATGAGAATTATAAAGCCAAGGAATTATTACATTGATCTTAGACTGTGAATGTTTCAGTTCCTGTATAAGATGTATGGTGAAGAGTACTATCGACGCAATACGACGATAATGTACAAATGGTTGCAGGTTggtcacattttaataaaaaaaccaaagagGACTCTAGTCTTGCACAACAATAACTAGAGTTGATGCAACCAAGGGCAACAGTGGCATTTCATATTGCAAAACACTGCATGATCTGAACAATTTAATCAAGCCAAAGGgtttttcattcaaattcaaAGAAAACCTAATGGACAAAGTTATATCCTTTGATATGCTTTGGGCTCGTCAAACactatattttaaatgcattccTTTATAGCTCTCGAATATGTTAAGATGGGTTCCACATATACAGAGTAAAGGTTGCCATCTTGTGTTTGAATACAGAAACTACACTCGGACCTTACTAATACCACAGTATTGCTCATACAAGCACCTACAAGACTGGATGTTCAGGGTGAACAGCAGCTGAAACGGTTTTCTTTCTACAAATCACATATTACGATTTGGTTGGGTTTGAGACTGGTGAATATAAATCCTAACTTCAACACTTTCCCCACAATCCTGAAGCCACAGTGAAAGAAGCACAAAATACAAAGTGTATCACACTCTTTAAAAATGCCAAGTTTGGAAAAAACCGcccaaaaaaaccccaaaactatagTATCTAAGCAGTACACTGTAATAGGTGTAGAACAAATTTTACCATCCAATTTTAGGCACTATAGGGTTCATGTGTAGAGAACACAGTATTCTGAACACATAATGACACATAGCAACTGTGTATTTTCCTATGAGCACAAACTGACAAACATTATGAATAAAAGTGCAGCAATACATTATACATGTACATACTCCACATGGTATGTAAAATATTGCATAACATGGAGATGCAGTGAATCCAGTAAACAGTACAATATTTCAGAGTGAGGTCAGATTTGTTGGCCATGCTCTTCCCACTCAACCCATCCCACCAGAATGCCCTTCATAAAATGTTGATAAGATAGTTACatagtaaaaactaaaaacactggaaaaataaataaagacaaagagcaggtaagaacagaaataatgaaacattaaacCTGAACGAACACTTTCTCAAGTTCCTTTACATTGTTGATTTGTTGCTACCGCCATTAAAATCTTTAGGTGACTGCTTCCTTTAGTGGTGCTGAACCGTGCTGACAGGTGGCAAAGCTGTAGGACATGGCTGTTTATCTGTGGTCTGAGGGCCAAGTAGAGGATAAAGTTGGTGGTCTGTTGTTGCGGGTCATGCTTCACTGAGCACCTGTCAATGGTCAGAAAGACAGTGAATTATGTATTGCAAGTAcgcattttaaatcaaataatacaagttattttaaaacttaCCCTTCTAGCAAACTCAGGGAGGACAAATGAGGCTTTGTGAATTTCAGAGTTGTAATAATTTAGgttcatattttccatttcttcTTTTGACAGCGCTTTCACTGGTTCTTTGAAATTTGTTTCCTAATTAAAAAGTGGAAGCAGGCGTCAGTTATTGGTGATGGACTTCACAAATTGTGGAGAAACAGCAGACGAGTTTTTACGCAACAACCTAGTTTTACATAAAGTCGTGTGTTTTTAGCAATCTGACAACAAGAACTTACAGGATTTTTACTGCAGAGCATGAATCCAATTTGGCCACTGGGATAAGTTGGGATGGTGCTGTAGGCATAGTCCACCACAGGGAACAGAGTCTTGCAGAAGGTTTGCATTTCCTTTATCAACTCCAAATGGAGCCACTGACACTCTCCTGAGAGATTGACACAAGAGCAGAAGAAAGGGAACATTAATTTCCCGACAGCCTTTATTGGCTCATTGCATCTTGATGTAGATGACTATAGGTCACATAAAGAGCAACAGCGAGGGGATTTAATTAAAGGAATAAATAACCAGTGCCTTGAGAGACATCGATGGGAAATGTCTACATTAAATTCACAATCCTTTGTCCATCGTAAAATACAACTGTAGTAAAATATGATCGTACCCTGGGAACAAAGAATTCCACCATTTCTCAATGCTGCCTTCATCAGCTGATAGTACGACTCCTTGAACAAACTCTCTGCGGGTCCTGTAAGAACAATAATGGAACTCAGAATAGGACACCCTACTATAAAAGCTGCCAGAGAGAGGTTAACATCAAAAGTGGCACTTACCAACAGGGTCTGAGGAATCGGTTATAATGACATCAAAAGCATCCTGGTTCTGCTTCATAAATTCAAAGCCATCACCCACATGGAGTGTGAGCTTGGGACTGAAAAACCCTTTGGCCATGCCTGGGAGGAACTTCTTTGATACATTGATGACATCCTACACAGACGACAACATAATCACTGATTTGAGTGAGCattaaatcagaaaataaattagTGATCAGTATAGCTCACTAGAGGAAAGGTAGTCAAGAGATTGTCTCTGTAGTTGTCCTACCTCATCTATCTCACACAGAACCACCGATTCCACCAGTGGATTCTTCACTACTTCCCTCAGCACTCCACCATCTCCACCACCAATTATCAGCACCTGAGAAAAAGTTAAACCTGATGTTAGAATGTCACAACAGGtttgaaacaaatttaaataacaaacaataaaaaaaaaaaagaaattgaaacaTGAACATTTACAACAACTGATTTGATACCTTTTTGGGACATGGGTGGCTGCACAGGGGAAGGTTGGCAATCATCTCCTGATAGGCAAACTCATCTCTCTCTGTGCACTGGATAACTCCATCCAGCACCAAGACATTTCCATAGGTTTTACTGAAAAAGTTTGAGAAGCACGTTTGAACGCGTGTAAACTTCTGAGTGTTTACATAATTTGAGCAGATGTCCAAGCACATGACTGCCCAAATCCCCGCTCCAAAATAACCAAGAGGAGACTGCGACAGTGGTTCCTGTTAACCCATCAGTTACATTTGCCATTACATTAAACGACTTTCATTGCTGAAGGCTGCTCATTCATTTCTAGTAGAAGCTAACAGCTAGCAACGTTAGCTAACTTATGGAGCTGAAAGTGCTCACCTCTTGAAAACCATAACATCCTGAAACTTGGATTTCTGGTGGTGAAGGACCTCTTCCACTTGGAGGCTCATTGCCTGCCCCGGCCATAAGGTGGACAATTCCGTAAACCATCCATCCTTAATGTGGTCCATGACAGCTTCCGAACGCCACTAGTACAAACGTGTATCTCTACGTGTGGGGGGCAATGTGAGTAAGTTTCAACGAAACACCAACAGTTAGCCGTTCGCTGTCTACCAACTAAACTTGCTGCCTCGCTATATAACCAATGGAATGTTGTTGACGTAAGGCCATGCGTCATGCGAGCCAATAGAAAAGCAGGACGTATGGGATTCGAGTATAGTTTGTTTGACTTCACAGACGCTGACTCGTCCACGGCTGTAACCCACGTGAAGCTAAACCATCGTGTCCCATCCAGGCGCAAAACTCAGCTTCGTCTAAATGATtgaaaaagactaaaaagaaaTCTGTGGAGTCAAAGAAtctaaaatttgtattttaagtatCAGTTTTACACTCAGATGTTTTGGGGGAATCTAGTTAACGTAAGCTGCACTTTCTCTACATATAGATTATCACAGGcctgtttattgtatttattgtggAAAGGCCGCACTTAAAACATTAAGGCCAcataatgagcaaatatggtaaGATTTTTCTAGGTTTTCTGGATTTTACCACGTTATGTCATTCGTGTAGGATTATGATATTTGATTATAAGGTTAACAAATCGCCCTTTAAACATCTCCTAATTTGATAAACAAATCCTGCTGAGGTGGTCCGTAATTTACCTTTAAAACGtaactttaatgttttgaaCAATTGACATTGTTTAAGTCTGCATAAAAATGAAGCAATTCATTAATACCAACCAATCAACCATTTTTTTCACCAGTATCATCAACTTCATGTGtatgttcatttttgtttttaattatgtaatgTTTGTCCAAATTAATTTGATCTGTCGGTGGTTTCAGGGTTTTGATTAGATGAATGAATGGAAACAACTATGGGGAAAATTTGTTGTCATGATATACATCATTATGTACAgagttttaataattaattcaatgttcctgcactttctgtgggaGGTCTAGAGAAACACTGATTCAATTATTTGGTCCTGGCCACACCGTAAACAACTCAGTGAATTACCATGATTAATGTTTGATAAAATTAGAGTactttggaaaaaatataacaagACAAGAATGCATGCTGTCAGTTTTATATAATTAAAGAGTCATATTTTGTCTCTACACCGACAGCAATCTTGTTTTTGCTCTTTACACAGTGTATCTATTCTGTACTGTCAGTTTCACAGAGTTGTGTGTTGGACAGAAATTTATGTTTGTTCATTGAGACAAAATCATTAAACATGTAGTCATCTGCAAAATCCTAACACAAACATCTTAACATATTACACTATACTTTTCTAAGATTTGGTGAGGAATACCACCGAGGTCCATCGGGCACATGAGGGAAACAAACCACTGCTGGATGGTGTCCATCATGTAGTGGTGGCATTTCATTTACAATTCTTGTACATTCCTATGCAATGTTAAAATGCATACACTTGTATTATTTTGCTAGTGAATTTGTCCAAGGAAACATACCAACTCTTAACACTCACTCCCACTGATCCCTATCAAGTGCCACAAAGCTGCAAGTTGATTAAGTAATACAGTAAAGGTTTTTGGACTCAGAGAGAAAGCTTATTAACTGAGCAAATACTCTCGGAAGATTAagaactttaaataattttgttgtttaaataacTTGTCTTACCACATGGGGAGCACAGGGGATGAGTTTGGACTGAGATTTCAAAACTTTAAGAATTTGCAGATTGTTGTGAACAAATGGACTCGGGTCCAAATTCAGGAAGTGGCTAACATGTAAGTGACCATTTGTAACTGCAAATTGCATTAGAAAGTACTTCACACATGAAGGGAACACATCTTTTAATACGAAATTAAAAGAATAGTGGAAAAGGCAAACgggaaataatacaaataaactaaaagtcAGGCTACATTAAACAATGTCCAAGATCATTCTAATTAAAATCAGGAAAAGTTCTCCATTAAAGGTTTAAGAGAATTTACTGACTCTGCTGCTGACCTGTTTTTTCTCAGGTGGTTCATCACAGAGCTTTGGGGCTATAGCTGCAAATGAGATGAGAGATGAAATGTGCTTGTGCTAAGTCTTGAAGCATACTAAATTTGAATGACATTAGTCGTTTGTAAACACATGATGCCAAGATTTTGAGTAAACTTTGTGGAGTGGAAATAGAAACAAAtgttctaaaaagaaaaactgccaaAACCTTGGTTAAAGGATGAATTTCCATCATTTATTCAGAGATTTCAGGAGGAAGGCTGATAACTGCACCCCCTGCTTCCCCAGTGCACATTTTAAGGTGTCTTGGCAAGACCTTGAAACTCAAGTTGCCCTTGTGTGTCCTTCACTTGTATgtaactttggataaaagcatctgctaattGTGATGTAAATTTAACTTGTAATGGATAATCAGAAAGAGTATTcaatgtata harbors:
- the srm gene encoding spermidine synthase, which encodes MDHIKDGWFTELSTLWPGQAMSLQVEEVLHHQKSKFQDVMVFKSKTYGNVLVLDGVIQCTERDEFAYQEMIANLPLCSHPCPKKVLIIGGGDGGVLREVVKNPLVESVVLCEIDEDVINVSKKFLPGMAKGFFSPKLTLHVGDGFEFMKQNQDAFDVIITDSSDPVGPAESLFKESYYQLMKAALRNGGILCSQGECQWLHLELIKEMQTFCKTLFPVVDYAYSTIPTYPSGQIGFMLCSKNPETNFKEPVKALSKEEMENMNLNYYNSEIHKASFVLPEFARRVLSEA